A window of Amycolatopsis australiensis contains these coding sequences:
- a CDS encoding glycosyltransferase — MTQPGSRRLRVLLWHVHGSWTDAFVRGRHHYLLPVSPDGAPWGLGKAGRDWPSATEVPLDRLAEAEPDVVVLQRPEELDLVARLRVPAVYVEHNAPRPYAASSEHPLAGRSDITVAHVTHFNETMWDCGRAPTTVVPHGIPDPGARYTGELAAGVSMINEPVRRRRVTGADLLGTLAEAAPVDVFGMGTEELGEPLRGRGDVPAPALHDEIARRRVYLHTARWTSLGLSLLEAMHLAMPVVVFAATEAVEAVPPDAGALSTDVSVLARRFRELVHEPDFAALAGKNAREHALKHYGLDAFLTAWDHLLAETAR, encoded by the coding sequence ATGACGCAACCCGGATCCCGGCGCCTGAGAGTACTGCTCTGGCACGTGCACGGCTCGTGGACCGACGCTTTCGTCCGCGGCCGCCACCACTACCTCCTGCCGGTTTCACCCGACGGTGCGCCGTGGGGGCTCGGCAAGGCCGGGCGGGACTGGCCGTCGGCGACCGAGGTCCCGCTCGACCGGCTCGCCGAGGCCGAACCCGACGTCGTCGTGCTGCAGCGCCCGGAGGAGCTGGACCTCGTGGCCCGCCTGCGGGTGCCGGCCGTCTACGTGGAACACAACGCGCCCCGGCCGTACGCCGCTTCGAGCGAGCATCCCCTGGCCGGGCGGTCGGACATCACCGTCGCGCACGTGACCCACTTCAACGAGACGATGTGGGACTGCGGGCGCGCGCCGACGACCGTCGTGCCGCACGGCATCCCGGACCCGGGCGCCCGCTACACCGGTGAGCTGGCCGCCGGCGTGTCGATGATCAACGAGCCGGTGCGCCGCCGCCGCGTCACCGGGGCCGACCTGCTCGGGACGCTCGCCGAGGCCGCCCCGGTCGACGTGTTCGGCATGGGTACCGAAGAGCTCGGCGAGCCACTGCGCGGGCGCGGCGACGTCCCGGCGCCCGCCCTGCACGACGAGATCGCCCGCCGCCGCGTCTACCTGCACACCGCCCGCTGGACGTCGCTGGGACTGTCCCTTTTGGAGGCGATGCACCTGGCGATGCCGGTGGTCGTCTTCGCCGCCACGGAGGCGGTGGAAGCGGTGCCGCCCGACGCGGGCGCGCTCTCCACCGACGTCTCCGTGCTGGCCCGGCGGTTCCGCGAGCTCGTGCACGAGCCCGACTTCGCCGCCTTGGCCGGCAAGAACGCCCGGGAGCACGCCCTGAAGCACTACGGGCTGGACGCCTTCCTGACCGCTTGGGACCACCTCCTCGCCGAGACGGCCCGCTGA
- a CDS encoding NAD-dependent epimerase/dehydratase family protein has product MRIVITGATGNVGTALLSALGPAHDVVGLARRLPDTTAEPYRLAGWRALDVGVRGADRELTGLFDGADAVVHLAWAISPERRDPPMWRTNDHGTRHVLAAAAAAGVPHLVAASSVAAYGPAPRWEKVREYHPCTGIPLSAYSRGKAALESLLDRFEARHPEVGLARIRPCAILQRRAAGEFARWLLDPAVPARLAGGRLPVPLWRGLRAQAVHTSDVAEAIRLILDRGYTGPVNLAAPEVLDADALAAILGGTLLPVPKALALAAVRAAWLSGALPAHPGWLELADRAALADTTVAETVLGWQPRYDAASAIGELVDGLRSGAGAASPPLAPPREPGVLARLRSLARVGPSHQSQV; this is encoded by the coding sequence GTGCGGATCGTGATCACCGGGGCCACCGGCAACGTCGGGACGGCGCTGCTGTCCGCCCTGGGCCCCGCGCACGACGTCGTCGGCCTGGCGCGCCGGCTGCCGGACACCACCGCCGAGCCCTACCGGCTCGCCGGCTGGCGTGCCCTCGACGTCGGCGTGCGCGGGGCCGACCGGGAGCTGACCGGGCTGTTCGACGGCGCGGACGCGGTCGTGCACCTGGCCTGGGCCATCTCCCCGGAGCGCCGGGACCCGCCGATGTGGCGCACCAACGACCACGGCACCCGGCACGTGCTCGCCGCCGCGGCCGCGGCCGGGGTCCCGCATCTGGTCGCCGCCTCGTCGGTGGCCGCCTACGGCCCCGCGCCGCGCTGGGAGAAGGTGCGCGAATACCACCCGTGCACCGGGATCCCGCTCAGCGCCTACAGCCGGGGCAAGGCCGCGCTGGAGTCCCTGCTCGACCGGTTCGAGGCGCGGCACCCGGAGGTCGGCCTCGCCCGGATCCGGCCGTGCGCGATCCTGCAGCGCCGGGCGGCCGGGGAGTTCGCCCGCTGGCTGCTCGACCCGGCGGTACCCGCCCGGCTCGCCGGAGGGCGGCTGCCCGTGCCGCTGTGGCGGGGGCTGCGCGCCCAGGCGGTGCACACCTCCGACGTCGCCGAGGCGATCCGGCTCATCCTCGACCGCGGGTACACCGGCCCGGTCAACCTGGCCGCGCCCGAGGTCCTCGACGCCGACGCGCTGGCCGCGATCCTCGGCGGCACCCTGCTGCCGGTGCCGAAGGCGCTCGCGCTGGCGGCGGTCCGCGCGGCCTGGCTGAGCGGGGCGTTGCCGGCGCACCCCGGCTGGCTGGAGCTGGCCGACCGCGCGGCGCTGGCCGACACGACGGTGGCGGAGACGGTCCTGGGCTGGCAACCTCGGTACGACGCCGCGTCCGCGATCGGCGAGCTGGTCGACGGGCTGCGCTCGGGCGCCGGGGCGGCGAGCCCGCCCCTGGCCCCGCCGCGCGAGCCCGGCGTGCTGGCCCGGCTCCGCTCGCTCGCCCGGGTCGGGCCGAGCCACCAGTCGCAAGTCTGA
- a CDS encoding YihY/virulence factor BrkB family protein, giving the protein MAGRENTPEGPGELTKRTWGAVLKRTFKQFNRDNLTDWAAALTYYGVLSLFPGIIVLTAILGLLGPDTIQTVIDNVRQIVPGQGKDILVGAIGELAGSRGLAGPLAIIGLLGALWTASGYVGAFMRASNAIYGMPEGRPIWKTIPLRIALTVGIVVLLAACALGVVATGTIARRIGDAIGLGSTGVLVWEIAKWPVIALLVSLAFALLYWLGPNVRQPGFKWLTPGGLLAVVLWVLASAGFALYVANFGSYNKTYGSLAGVIVFLVWLWISNLAVLLGAELDAEVARGRTLEAGHEGDQEEPFLPPRDTKAMDEDEAARVARETERS; this is encoded by the coding sequence GTGGCCGGACGGGAAAACACACCCGAAGGACCGGGTGAGCTGACCAAGCGCACCTGGGGTGCGGTGCTGAAGCGCACCTTCAAGCAGTTCAACCGCGACAACCTGACCGACTGGGCCGCGGCGCTCACCTACTACGGCGTGCTCTCGCTGTTCCCGGGCATCATCGTGCTCACCGCGATCCTCGGCCTGCTCGGCCCGGACACGATCCAGACCGTGATCGACAACGTCCGGCAGATCGTTCCCGGCCAGGGCAAGGACATCCTCGTCGGCGCGATCGGGGAGCTCGCCGGCTCACGGGGACTGGCCGGGCCGCTGGCGATCATCGGCCTGCTGGGCGCGCTGTGGACGGCGTCGGGGTACGTCGGCGCGTTCATGCGCGCGTCGAACGCCATCTACGGCATGCCCGAAGGACGCCCGATCTGGAAGACGATCCCGCTGCGGATCGCGCTGACGGTCGGCATCGTCGTGCTGCTGGCCGCGTGCGCGCTGGGGGTGGTGGCGACGGGCACGATCGCCCGCCGGATCGGGGACGCGATCGGGCTCGGCTCGACCGGGGTGCTGGTGTGGGAGATCGCCAAGTGGCCGGTGATCGCGCTGCTGGTCAGCCTGGCGTTCGCGTTGCTGTACTGGCTCGGGCCGAACGTGCGGCAGCCGGGGTTCAAGTGGCTGACGCCGGGCGGGCTGCTGGCCGTGGTGCTGTGGGTGCTGGCGTCGGCGGGGTTCGCGTTGTACGTGGCGAACTTCGGTTCGTACAACAAGACCTACGGCTCGCTGGCCGGGGTGATCGTCTTCCTTGTATGGTTGTGGATCTCGAACCTCGCCGTGCTGCTCGGCGCGGAGCTGGACGCCGAGGTCGCCCGCGGCCGCACGCTGGAGGCGGGGCACGAGGGGGATCAGGAGGAGCCGTTCCTGCCGCCGCGGGACACGAAGGCGATGGACGAGGACGAGGCCGCGCGAGTGGCGAGGGAAACCGAACGGAGCTGA
- a CDS encoding inorganic phosphate transporter, whose amino-acid sequence MTGTAALVVVIVLTLFFDYTNGFHDAANAIASAVSTRALTLRAALLLAAVMNLAGALLSTGIAATVAKGIIDVPPGPDALTVVFAALAGAITWNLITWYFGLPSSSSHSLIGGMVGAALAAASTVHWAGIAEKVLIPMVASPLLGLGLGYAAMVGALWLLRRANPHRSGRVFRRFQILSASALALGHGLQDAQKGMGVIVLALVAAGEQATFAVPLWVTLLCAAALSLGTYSGGLRIMRTLGRRVFPLDPPHGFVAESVASSVLYVTAFAVKAPISTTHVITAAIMGVGATRRLSAVRWGIARDIVLGWVLTFPAAAAVAAAVYLVADLLT is encoded by the coding sequence GTGACGGGCACGGCCGCACTGGTCGTGGTGATCGTCCTGACGCTGTTCTTCGACTACACCAACGGCTTCCACGACGCGGCGAACGCGATCGCCAGCGCGGTGTCGACGCGGGCGCTGACCCTGCGCGCGGCGCTGCTGCTGGCGGCGGTGATGAACCTCGCGGGCGCGCTGCTGTCCACCGGTATCGCCGCGACGGTGGCGAAGGGCATCATCGACGTCCCGCCGGGTCCGGACGCGCTCACCGTCGTGTTCGCGGCACTGGCCGGGGCGATCACCTGGAACCTCATCACCTGGTACTTCGGGCTCCCGTCGTCGTCCTCGCACTCGCTGATCGGCGGGATGGTCGGCGCGGCGCTGGCGGCGGCGAGCACCGTGCACTGGGCGGGCATCGCCGAGAAGGTGCTGATCCCGATGGTCGCGTCGCCGCTGCTCGGGCTGGGTCTCGGTTACGCCGCGATGGTCGGCGCGCTGTGGCTGCTGCGGCGGGCGAACCCGCACCGCAGCGGCCGGGTGTTCCGCCGCTTCCAGATCCTGTCGGCCTCGGCGCTCGCGCTCGGCCACGGGCTGCAGGACGCCCAGAAGGGCATGGGCGTGATCGTCCTGGCGCTGGTGGCGGCGGGGGAGCAGGCGACGTTCGCGGTCCCGTTGTGGGTGACGCTGCTGTGCGCGGCGGCCTTGTCGCTGGGCACCTATTCGGGTGGCCTGCGGATCATGCGGACGCTCGGCAGGCGCGTGTTCCCGCTGGACCCGCCGCACGGGTTCGTGGCGGAGTCGGTGGCGTCGTCGGTGCTGTACGTGACGGCGTTCGCGGTGAAGGCCCCGATCTCGACGACGCACGTGATCACGGCGGCGATCATGGGCGTCGGCGCCACCCGGCGGCTGTCGGCGGTGCGGTGGGGGATCGCGCGGGACATCGTCCTGGGCTGGGTGCTGACGTTCCCGGCCGCGGCGGCGGTGGCCGCGGCCGTGTACCTCGTGGCGGACCTGCTCACCTGA
- a CDS encoding zinc-dependent alcohol dehydrogenase has translation MRAVTWHGKRDVRVEEVPDPKIEESTDAVIRVTSTGICGSDLHLYEVLGAFMTEGDILGHEPMGVVEEVGPGVANLKPGDRVVVPFNISCGHCWMCERGLQSQCETTQVKEQGKGAALLGYTKLYGQVPGGQAEYLRVPQAQYGPIKVPDGPPDERFVYLSDVVPTAWQAVEYANVPRDGSVVVFGLGPIGQMCARIARHRGAGQVIGVDLVPERLARAREHGATTLDTRDHKDIGDSIRQLTNGRGADSVIDAVGMEAHGAPVGKLAHTLVGLLPQPLGEKITEKAGIDRLSVLYAAIDAVRRGGTISLSGVYGGMVDPMPMMELFDKQIQLRMGQANVRHWLDDIMPVLTGDGDPLGVEGFATHKLPLDDAPRAYEIFQKKLDGAQKILLQPTA, from the coding sequence ATGAGGGCAGTGACCTGGCACGGCAAGCGCGACGTGCGCGTCGAGGAGGTGCCGGACCCGAAGATCGAGGAGTCGACCGACGCGGTCATCCGCGTCACCTCCACCGGGATCTGCGGCTCCGACCTGCACCTTTACGAGGTCCTCGGTGCCTTCATGACCGAGGGCGACATCCTCGGCCACGAGCCGATGGGCGTCGTCGAGGAGGTCGGGCCCGGGGTCGCGAACCTCAAGCCCGGCGACCGCGTCGTCGTCCCGTTCAACATCTCCTGCGGCCACTGCTGGATGTGCGAGCGCGGCCTGCAGTCGCAGTGCGAGACCACTCAGGTCAAGGAGCAGGGCAAGGGCGCCGCGCTGCTCGGCTACACCAAGCTCTACGGCCAGGTTCCCGGCGGCCAGGCCGAGTACCTGCGCGTCCCGCAGGCGCAGTACGGCCCGATCAAGGTCCCGGACGGCCCGCCGGACGAGCGGTTCGTCTACCTTTCCGACGTCGTGCCGACCGCCTGGCAGGCCGTCGAGTACGCGAACGTCCCGCGTGACGGCTCGGTGGTCGTCTTCGGGCTCGGCCCGATCGGGCAGATGTGCGCCCGGATCGCCCGGCACCGCGGGGCCGGCCAGGTGATCGGCGTCGACCTCGTGCCCGAGCGGCTCGCCCGGGCCCGCGAGCACGGCGCGACCACGCTCGACACGCGCGACCACAAGGACATCGGCGACAGCATCCGCCAGCTGACGAACGGCCGCGGCGCCGACTCCGTGATCGACGCCGTCGGCATGGAAGCCCACGGCGCGCCGGTCGGGAAGCTGGCGCACACGCTGGTCGGCCTGCTGCCGCAGCCGCTGGGTGAGAAGATCACCGAGAAGGCCGGCATCGACCGGCTGAGCGTGCTGTACGCGGCCATCGACGCCGTCCGCCGCGGCGGCACGATCTCGCTGTCCGGCGTCTACGGCGGCATGGTCGACCCGATGCCGATGATGGAGCTGTTCGACAAGCAGATCCAGCTGCGGATGGGCCAGGCCAACGTCCGGCACTGGCTCGACGACATCATGCCGGTGCTCACCGGCGACGGCGATCCGCTCGGCGTCGAGGGCTTCGCGACGCACAAGCTGCCGCTGGACGACGCGCCGCGCGCGTACGAGATCTTCCAGAAGAAGCTCGACGGCGCCCAGAAGATCCTGCTGCAGCCGACCGCCTAG
- a CDS encoding DUF47 domain-containing protein codes for MRFTPRGTRFFELLTDAARNLVTATALLRELVAAEPGEREPLAKRLHEVEHHGDELLHTIMVELNSSFVTPFDREDIQALAAKIDDVLDFMDTAADLAVLYRLDAFPPGTDVLVRVLCRASELTAESMPGLAKVGELEPFWIEINELENEADRIYRRILAHLFEPGGDALEVLKTKEVVEQFELAADAFEHLADVVQTIAVKES; via the coding sequence ATGCGGTTCACCCCACGGGGCACCCGGTTCTTCGAGCTGCTCACCGACGCGGCGAGAAACCTGGTGACGGCGACGGCCTTGCTGCGCGAGCTCGTGGCCGCCGAACCCGGCGAGCGGGAGCCGCTCGCCAAGCGCCTGCACGAGGTCGAGCACCACGGCGACGAGCTGCTGCACACGATCATGGTGGAGCTGAACAGCTCGTTCGTGACGCCGTTCGACCGCGAGGACATCCAGGCGCTGGCCGCGAAGATCGACGACGTGCTCGACTTCATGGACACCGCGGCCGACCTGGCGGTGCTGTACCGCCTCGACGCGTTCCCGCCGGGCACCGACGTGCTGGTGCGGGTGCTGTGCCGCGCCTCCGAGCTCACCGCGGAGTCGATGCCCGGCCTGGCCAAGGTCGGGGAGCTCGAGCCGTTCTGGATCGAGATCAACGAGCTGGAGAACGAGGCCGACCGGATCTACCGCCGCATCCTGGCCCACCTGTTCGAGCCGGGCGGGGACGCCCTCGAGGTGCTCAAGACGAAGGAGGTCGTCGAGCAGTTCGAGCTGGCCGCCGACGCCTTCGAGCACCTGGCCGACGTGGTGCAGACCATCGCGGTGAAGGAGTCGTAG
- a CDS encoding phytoene desaturase family protein, with protein MSTEAFDAIVIGAGHNGLVAANVLADAGWSVCVLEATPVPGGAVRTAEVTEPGFHNDLFSAFYPMSAVSPVIRGLRLDEHGLRWRHAPDVLAHVLPDDRCAVLSRDVDRTAASVDEFAPGDGDAWRELFRQWREIREPLLDALFTPFPPVRPALKLLRRTGTADALRLARMLTLPARRFGDELFTGDGAKLLLAGNAAHSDLSVDNAGSAVFGWLLAMIGQDEGFPVPAGGAGELVAALVRRLESRGGVVHCGRPVREVLVGGGRALGVRDGAGDPVRARKAVLADVPAPVLYGELVDAQWLPSRLLEDLGRFQWDSATVKVDWALSGPVPWTAEAARGAGTIHLGTDLDGLSAFGGDLVRGRTPRKPFLLFGQMTTADPSRSPSGTESAWAYTHVPRGSIPNRAALERRAKRIEETVEANAPGFTGLIKARYIQGPEELADHDPGLVGGAINGGTTAIHQQLFFRPVPGTGRSDTPVDRLYLAGSSAHPGGAVHGGPGANAARAALARAGKLGPGYAAVIRAAHRAVYG; from the coding sequence GTGAGCACGGAAGCCTTCGACGCGATCGTGATCGGCGCGGGCCACAACGGGCTCGTGGCGGCGAACGTGCTGGCCGACGCCGGCTGGTCGGTGTGCGTGCTGGAGGCGACGCCGGTGCCGGGCGGCGCGGTGCGGACCGCCGAGGTCACCGAGCCGGGCTTCCACAACGACCTGTTCAGCGCCTTCTACCCGATGAGCGCGGTGTCCCCGGTGATCCGCGGCCTGCGGCTGGACGAGCACGGCCTGCGCTGGCGGCACGCGCCCGACGTGCTCGCGCACGTGCTGCCCGACGACCGGTGCGCGGTGCTGTCGCGGGACGTCGACCGCACGGCGGCCTCGGTCGACGAGTTCGCGCCCGGCGACGGGGACGCGTGGCGGGAGTTGTTCCGGCAGTGGCGGGAGATCCGGGAGCCGTTGCTGGACGCGCTGTTCACGCCGTTCCCGCCGGTGCGCCCGGCGCTGAAGCTGCTGCGCCGCACCGGAACGGCCGACGCGCTGCGCCTGGCCCGGATGCTGACGCTGCCGGCGCGCCGTTTCGGCGACGAGCTGTTCACCGGCGACGGCGCCAAGCTGCTGCTGGCCGGGAACGCCGCGCACAGCGACCTTTCGGTCGACAACGCCGGCAGCGCGGTGTTCGGCTGGCTGCTGGCGATGATCGGCCAGGACGAAGGATTCCCGGTGCCGGCGGGCGGCGCGGGCGAACTGGTGGCGGCGCTGGTCCGCCGTCTGGAGTCCCGCGGCGGCGTGGTCCATTGTGGACGCCCGGTGCGGGAGGTGCTGGTCGGCGGCGGACGGGCGCTGGGTGTCCGTGACGGTGCCGGCGATCCGGTCCGGGCCCGCAAGGCCGTGCTGGCCGACGTGCCGGCGCCGGTGCTGTACGGCGAGCTGGTGGACGCGCAGTGGCTGCCGTCACGCCTGCTCGAGGACCTCGGCCGGTTCCAGTGGGACAGCGCGACGGTGAAGGTGGACTGGGCGTTGTCGGGACCGGTGCCGTGGACGGCGGAGGCCGCGCGGGGCGCCGGGACGATCCACCTCGGCACGGACCTGGACGGGCTGTCGGCGTTCGGCGGCGACCTGGTCCGCGGCCGCACGCCGCGCAAGCCGTTCCTGCTGTTCGGCCAGATGACGACGGCCGACCCGAGCCGTTCGCCGTCGGGCACGGAGTCGGCGTGGGCGTACACGCACGTGCCGCGCGGCTCGATCCCGAACCGCGCGGCACTGGAGCGGCGGGCGAAGCGGATCGAGGAGACCGTGGAGGCGAACGCGCCCGGGTTCACGGGCCTGATCAAAGCCCGCTACATCCAGGGCCCGGAGGAGCTGGCGGACCACGACCCGGGCCTGGTGGGCGGCGCGATCAACGGCGGCACGACGGCGATCCACCAGCAGCTGTTCTTCCGCCCGGTGCCGGGAACGGGCCGGTCGGACACCCCGGTGGACCGCCTGTACCTGGCGGGTTCGTCGGCCCACCCGGGCGGAGCGGTCCACGGCGGCCCGGGAGCGAACGCGGCCCGCGCGGCACTGGCCAGGGCGGGGAAGCTGGGGCCCGGGTACGCGGCGGTGATCCGGGCGGCCCACCGCGCGGTCTACGGCTGA
- a CDS encoding SRPBCC family protein, with translation MPEVSRVIDVPPEAVFDVLADGWLYSGWVVGSSHIRDVEGDWPAVGSRIHHSVGPWPLHIQDETVVTAMEPGLSLSLEAHGWPLGAAAVGLTLVPHGEGKTLVRMTEHIVRGPGKLLPEPLQALLVKPRNTESLARLADLATGKHARTEDGRPRP, from the coding sequence GTGCCCGAGGTAAGCCGTGTGATCGACGTACCGCCCGAGGCCGTGTTCGACGTCCTCGCCGACGGCTGGCTCTATTCGGGCTGGGTGGTCGGCAGCTCGCACATCCGCGACGTCGAAGGCGACTGGCCGGCGGTGGGATCGCGGATCCACCACAGCGTGGGCCCGTGGCCACTGCACATCCAGGACGAGACCGTGGTGACGGCGATGGAGCCGGGCCTGTCGCTGTCCCTGGAAGCCCACGGCTGGCCACTGGGCGCGGCGGCGGTCGGCCTGACGCTCGTCCCGCACGGCGAGGGGAAGACGCTGGTCAGGATGACCGAGCACATCGTCCGCGGGCCGGGCAAGCTGCTGCCCGAGCCGCTGCAGGCGCTGCTGGTGAAACCCCGCAACACGGAGTCCCTGGCCCGCCTGGCGGACCTGGCGACGGGCAAGCACGCCCGCACCGAGGACGGCCGCCCCCGCCCGTAA
- a CDS encoding CocE/NonD family hydrolase codes for MRAVTSLPYEITEEDHVRIPVSDGTVLSARIWRPVSSDTEPVPAILEYIPYRKRDLTAPRDSIHHPYLAGHGYACVRVDIRGTGESEGVLADEYLEREQLDAEDVLEWIAAQPWCTGDTGMMGISWGAFAALQVAARKPPSLRAIVISSFTDDRFADDMHYMGGCLLSDNVAESGTMFAYATLPPDPAVVGERWREMWLERLENCSLWIDNWLGHQRRDGYWRHASVSENYSDVQVPVLASSGWADGYSNAVIRLLAHLDVPRRGLIGPWSHKYPHLGEPGPAIGYLQEVVKWWDHWLRGEENEAMDGPMLRTWMQESVPPSTSYEDRPGRWVGEATWPSPHVKPQQLPLARHRLARPGETVADEALTVSSPLSVGQFSGKWASYSAPPDLPYDQREEDGGSLVFETDVLTERCEILGSPKVRLEVSADQPVAMIAARISDVAPDGRATRVTYGLLNLTHRDGHDEPAPMEPGERCAVEIELNAVAQAFPAGHRIRLSLSTSYWPLAWPPPKPVLLSVHTGHSALELPVRPVAEPDELPARPFGEPEGAPPIPVTALTPGEQRWTVSRDLVDYRAALDIVKNAGTVRFEDIDLEVTRDVRERYSWVAEDFCSPVAETEWVVTFARGEWQARSETRTRVSCTDTEFVIDAQLDGYDGARRIVSRNWHRRIPRDLV; via the coding sequence TTGCGAGCCGTCACCTCGCTGCCGTACGAAATCACCGAGGAAGACCACGTCCGGATCCCGGTGTCCGACGGGACCGTGCTGTCCGCCCGCATCTGGCGGCCGGTCTCGTCGGACACCGAGCCGGTGCCGGCGATCCTCGAGTACATCCCCTACCGCAAGCGCGACCTCACCGCCCCGCGCGACTCGATCCACCACCCCTACCTCGCCGGGCACGGCTACGCCTGCGTGCGCGTGGACATCCGCGGCACCGGCGAGTCCGAGGGCGTCCTGGCCGACGAGTACCTCGAGCGCGAGCAGCTCGACGCCGAGGACGTCCTGGAGTGGATAGCCGCGCAGCCGTGGTGCACCGGCGACACCGGGATGATGGGCATCTCCTGGGGCGCGTTCGCGGCGCTGCAGGTCGCGGCGCGGAAACCGCCGAGCCTGCGCGCGATCGTGATCTCGTCGTTCACCGACGACCGGTTCGCCGACGACATGCACTACATGGGCGGCTGCCTGCTGTCGGACAACGTCGCCGAGTCCGGCACGATGTTCGCCTACGCGACGCTGCCGCCGGACCCGGCGGTCGTCGGCGAGCGGTGGCGCGAGATGTGGCTGGAGCGGCTGGAGAACTGCAGCCTCTGGATCGACAACTGGCTCGGCCACCAGCGGCGCGACGGCTACTGGCGGCACGCCTCGGTGTCGGAGAACTACAGCGACGTCCAGGTGCCGGTGCTGGCCTCGAGCGGCTGGGCCGACGGCTACTCCAACGCCGTCATCCGGCTGCTGGCGCACCTCGACGTGCCGCGGCGCGGGCTGATCGGCCCGTGGTCGCACAAGTACCCGCACCTCGGGGAGCCGGGGCCGGCGATCGGCTACCTGCAGGAAGTCGTGAAGTGGTGGGACCACTGGCTGCGCGGCGAGGAGAACGAGGCCATGGACGGGCCGATGCTGCGCACGTGGATGCAGGAGAGCGTCCCGCCTTCGACGTCCTACGAAGACCGGCCCGGGCGGTGGGTCGGGGAAGCGACCTGGCCGTCCCCGCACGTGAAGCCGCAGCAGCTGCCGCTGGCCCGGCACCGCCTCGCGCGGCCGGGGGAGACCGTGGCCGACGAGGCGCTGACGGTGTCGTCGCCGTTGTCGGTCGGGCAGTTCTCCGGCAAGTGGGCGTCCTACAGCGCACCGCCGGACCTGCCGTACGACCAGCGTGAAGAGGACGGCGGGTCGCTGGTGTTCGAGACGGACGTGCTCACCGAACGCTGCGAGATCCTCGGCTCGCCGAAGGTGCGGCTGGAGGTCTCGGCCGACCAGCCGGTCGCGATGATCGCGGCGCGGATCTCCGACGTCGCGCCGGACGGGCGCGCCACCCGCGTCACCTACGGGCTGCTCAACCTGACCCACCGCGACGGCCACGACGAGCCGGCGCCGATGGAGCCAGGCGAGCGCTGCGCGGTGGAGATCGAGCTGAACGCCGTGGCGCAGGCCTTCCCGGCCGGGCACCGGATCCGGCTGTCGCTGTCCACGTCGTACTGGCCGCTGGCGTGGCCGCCGCCGAAGCCGGTGCTGTTGAGTGTCCACACCGGACACAGCGCGCTGGAGCTGCCGGTGCGCCCGGTCGCCGAGCCGGACGAGCTGCCGGCCCGGCCGTTCGGCGAACCCGAAGGCGCGCCGCCGATCCCGGTGACCGCGCTGACCCCGGGCGAGCAGCGCTGGACCGTCTCGCGTGACCTCGTCGACTACCGCGCGGCGCTGGACATCGTGAAGAACGCCGGGACGGTGCGCTTCGAGGACATCGACCTGGAGGTGACCCGCGATGTCCGCGAGCGCTACAGCTGGGTCGCCGAGGACTTCTGCTCACCGGTCGCGGAAACGGAGTGGGTCGTGACCTTCGCCCGCGGCGAATGGCAGGCGCGCAGCGAGACCCGCACCCGGGTGTCGTGCACCGACACGGAGTTCGTGATCGACGCGCAGCTCGACGGCTACGACGGCGCGCGGCGGATCGTGTCGCGCAACTGGCATCGGCGGATCCCGCGCGACCTGGTCTGA